In Populus nigra chromosome 1, ddPopNigr1.1, whole genome shotgun sequence, one genomic interval encodes:
- the LOC133686292 gene encoding GDP-L-galactose phosphorylase 1-like, with amino-acid sequence MMLRIKRVPTVVSNYQKEDGNEGSRRGGGCGRNCLQNCCLQDACLPLYAFKKVDSIVSEKKGVGVFEYDKGEPPVAFLDSLLLGEWEDRVQRGLFRYDVTACETKVIPGKHGFIAQLNEGRHLKKRPTEFRVDKVLQPFDGNKFNFTKVGQEEVLFQFGASEDGEVQFFPDAPIDPENSPSMVAINVSPIEYGHVLLIPRVLDCLPQRIDSDSLMLAIYMAAEAGNPYFRLGYNSLGAFATINHLHFQAYYLAVPFPIEKAPTKEITTSDGGVKISELVNYPVRGLVFEGGNALLDLSNGVSDACICLQENNIPYNVLIADCGNRIFLLPQCYAEKQALGEVSPELLDTQVNPAVWEISGHMVLKRKKDYEEASEENAWRLLAEVSLSEERFQEVTALIFEAISYRSCVIGTDSENLLEDVNVEHQLVKEVNAINESSHQAMVTGNQDCLVLH; translated from the exons ATGATGCTAAGGATCAAGAGGGTTCCTACTGTTGTTTCCAATTACCAGAAAGAGGACGGTAATGAGGGTTCTCGCCGCGGAGGGGGCTGCGGCCGCAATTGCCTTCAAAATTGTTGTCTTCAAG ACGCATGCCTTCCTTTATATGCTTTCAAGAAAGTGGACAGTATTGTCTCTGAGAAGAAGGGCGTGGGTGTGTTTGAGTATGACAAGGGCGAGCCTCCAGTTGCATTCCTCGACTCGCTTCTTCTTGGGGAG TGGGAAGACCGTGTGCAGAGAGGCCTCTTTCGCTATGATGTTACTGCCTGTGAAACCAAg GTGATACCGGGTAAGCATGGTTTTATCGCTCAGCTGAACGAGGGCCGTCACTTGAAGAAGAGGCCAACTGAATTTCGTGTTGATAAGGTTCTTCAGCCCTTTGATGGAAACAAATTTAACTTCACTAAAGTTGGCCAAGAAGAGGTGCTCTTCCAGTTTGGAGCAAGTGAAGATGGGGAAGTTCAGTTCTTCCCAGATGCACCTATTGATCCTGAGAATTCTCCAAGCATGGTCGCCATCAAT GTGAGCCCTATTGAATATGGGCATGTTCTGTTAATCCCACGTGTTCTGGACTGCTTGCCACAGAGGATTGATAGTGATAGCTTAATGCTTGCAATTTACATGGCAGCTGAAGCTGGGAATCCATACTTCCGACTGGGTTACAATAGCTTGGGTGCTTTTGCAACCATTAACCACCTTCACTTTCAG GCTTACTACTTGGCCGTGCCATTTCCGATTGAGAAGGCACCCACCAAGGAGATAACTACATCGGATGGTGGTGTGAAAATCTCTGAGCTTGTGAATTATCCTGTGAGAGGCCTAGTCTTTGAGGGTGGAAATGCCCTGCTAGATTTATCAAACGGTGTCTCGGATGCCTGCATTTGCCTTCAAGAAAACAACATACCTTACAATGTGCTCATTGCTGATTGTGGAAACCGTATCTTTCTCCTTCCACAG TGTTATGCTGAGAAACAAGCTCTAGGGGAAGTAAGTCCTGAGCTTCTTGATACCCAAGTGAACCCTGCCGTGTGGGAAATTAGTGGTCATATGGTGTTGAAGAGGAAAAAAGACTATGAGGAGGCATCTGAAGAGAATGCTTGGAGGCTTCTTGCAGAGGTTTCTCTCTCTGAAGAGAGATTCCAAGAAGTGACTGCTCTCATCTTTGAAGCCATTTCCTACCGTAGTTGTGTCATTGGAACTGATTCTGAGAACTTGCTGGAGGATGTAAATGTGGAACATCAACTTGTCAAAGAAGTGAATGCTATTAATGAAAGCTCCCATCAAGCCATGGTTACTGGGAATCAGGATTGCCTAGTTCTGCATTGA